Within Neoarius graeffei isolate fNeoGra1 chromosome 21, fNeoGra1.pri, whole genome shotgun sequence, the genomic segment atctttgttggtcgaccactcctggggagggtaacaatggtcttgaatttcctccatttgtacacaatctgtttgactgtggatcggtggagtccaaacttgttagaaatggttttgtaaccttttccagcctgatgagcgtcaacaacactatttctgaggtcttcagaaatctcctttgctcgtgccatgatacacttccacaaacatgtgttgtgaagatcagactttgatagatccctgttctttaaataaaacagggtgcccactcacacctgattgtcatcccgaggGTGTACATCACGAGGGTGGGGTGTAAATGTCTGTGATCATGGTCAAGATGCTGGAGTCACCTGCTCAGGTAAACTAATTTATTTAGAAAAAAATAGATCACAATGGAATTAAATTATTAACATGATTAATTACATAATTACATTAAGTTGAATGAAgtgttgagagagagacagagattgtaaacttctgaccaccgcTGTATTAAAATGatcattgaaaacacctgactctaatttcaccttcaaattaactgctaatcctagaggttcacatacttttgccactcacagatatgtcatattggatcattttcctcaataaataaattactgagtataatacttttgtctcatttgtttaactgggttctctttttctacttttaggacttgtgtgaaaatctgatgatgtttgaggtcatatttatgcagaaatatagaaaattctcaagggttcacaaactctcaagtaccactgtataagaatgatttATGCCTAAATCATTCATATCCAGCTTGGTGAATGAggcaccagagagagagaaagtcctCATAATTCATCAGAAAAAAACAGGAATATAATAAATATTACATAGCTATtcatacccctctctctctctcaggcagtgTGAGATTGGCGAACGGTGGAAGTCACTGTGCCGGGACAGTGGAGGTTCTTCATAATGGTCAGTGGGGAACAGTGTGTGATAATGGCTGGGATATGACAGATGCTGCAGTGGTGTGTAGAGAGCTACACTGTGGGGAGCCTGTAAATGTGTGGGATGAGGCTTACTTTGGACCAGGAGCAGGACCAATCTGGATGGATTATGTGGACTGTAATGGATCAGAGTCaacactgaagaactgtacatcaCGAGGGTGGGGTGTAAATGTCTGTGATCATGGTCAAGATGCTGGAGTCACCTGCTCAGGTAAACTAATTTATTTAGAAAAAAATAGATCACAATGGAATTAAATTATTAACATGATTAATTACATAATTACATTAAGTTGAATGAAgtgttgagagagagacagagattgtaaacttctgaccaccgcTGTATTAAAATGATCATTGACTTTACCACCTAAAGTCctcataaaaaacaaaaaataacaaagcatctctctctctctctctctctctctctctccttcagacAGTGTGAGGTTGGTGAATGGTGAAAGCCGCTGTGCTGGGAGAGTGGAGGTTCTTCATGATGGTCAGTGGGGAACAGTGTGTGGTCATTCCTGGGATATGAGAGAAGCTGCAGTGGTGTGTAGACAGTTGCGCTGTGGGGAGCCTGTCGATGTGTGGGATGGGACTCACTTTGGACAAGGATCAGGACCAATCTGGATGGAATATGTGGACTGTAATGGATCAGAGATGACACTGAAGAACTGTAGATCACGAGGGTGGGGAGAACATAACTGTGATCATAGTCTCGATGCTGGAGTCACCTGCTCAGGTaaagttatttatttaaaaaaatctacAACTAATTAAATTACTAACATGATCAATTTAACTCATTTTAAGTACATAATTCCATTAAATGTAATTAAAtgttgagagagagaaagtccTGACAAACAATAACATTAaataaaacctctctctctctctcagacagtcTGAGGTTGCTGAATGGTGGAAGTCCCTGTGCTGGGAGAGTGGAGGTTCTTCATAATGGTCAGTGGGGAACAGTGTGTGGAGATGACTGGGATATGGATGATGCTGCAGTGGTGTGTAGAGAGCTACACTGTGGGGAGCCTGTAAATGTGTGGGGTGAGGCTTACTTTGGACCAGGATCAGGACCAATCTGGATGGATTATGTGGACTGTATTGGATCAGAGTCAACACTGAAGCAATGCGGCTCACTAGGGTGGGGTGTAAATTTCTGTGGTCATGGTGAAGATGCTGGAGTCACCTGCTCAGGTAaactaatttatttaaaaaaaaatagatgacTACTAATTAAATTATTAACATGATTAAGTTCATGAGTTTAATTCCATCATTAAGTtgaattaaatatttattttatttaaatataaaGCATTTTGTGACTATATTGGAATGATTTCTTGATATTCTGACTTTGCTGAAAATTTATACAATATTGACACAATGAAATAAAACCCAGGTCACAGAATGCCGAGACTTTCTGCTGGTCCTCACCGGTGCTCTGGGAGAGTGGAGGTGCTTCATGGAGGTTCCTGGTCCACAGTGTGTGATGCTGACTTTGACCAGCAGGATGCAGAGGTTGTGTGCAGAGAGCTGGGCTGTGGGATTCCTGTGGAGATGCTTGGATCAGCTGCTTTTGGCCGAGGGAAGGGTCAGGTGTGGACAGATTTGCTTCAGTGTAGAGGAAAGGAATCTGGGATTTACTTCTGTCCAACATCATCTTCACTCAAACACTCAACCTGCTCCCATGACAACGATGTGGGATTAATATGTTCTGGTTAAGTATCATGATTTAACTTCTGTTTAAATAGAGACCACAAATCTGTCAATCAAACTTTAAGCTGCCTTTGTTAATTTTCCTCTTTCACCAAGCTCTTGGCTGTTTGTTAAGCTTACACAGGGGCGCGGCTGGTGAACGGACCAGACTCCTGTTCTGGTCGAGTGGAGCTCCAGTACCTCAGTGAGTGGGGCACAGTTTGTGCTGTAAGCTGGGATAGGAGAGCTGCAGATGTTCTCTGTGCACAGCTGGATTGTGGGAGTGCTGTGGCTGTGGTGGAGGTCAACTGGTTTGGGGAGGGGCATGACCCCATCTGGGCTGATGTGTTTGATTGTCAGGGGAATGAGACACACCTCTCACAATGTGGCATCTCATCATGGAGTCGAGCTGCATGCTCTCATCAACACGATGCTGGAGTCATCTGTAATGGTGAGATATTAACATCACATACACCACGTTAGTGAATAAAGTCAGTGTTCATTAGAATATTTAAACCATGTTCTTCTGCTTCAGGATCATCCGTGGCATTTCATGAGGGGCGAGTGAGGTTGTCTGGAGGGAGCAAGTGTCAGGGGGAGGTGGAGATTTATTTCAGGCAGGACTGGAGGAGAGTTCTCCTGGACTCGTGGAGTCTGTCTGAGGCGTCTGTGCTCTGCAGACAGCTGGGCTGTGGCTCTGTGCTGAACTACCGCTCCTCTCCATCCACCACTGAACACAAACACATGTGTGTAACGGGTTTCAGCTGCTCTGGGACTGAAGCTCATCTGGGGAACTGCAGCAGTACACAACCTGTCAACTGCAGCTCTGGGGAACAGCTGTACATCACCTGCTCAGGTAAGCAGCACAACACCAACCAATGAGCAGTGATTAACAACAGGAATAAATGTTTTATCATTCTAAAGTGTTATATTAAAGATACACAATAATCAAATATTCTACAAAGGTATATTAGTTTTATATActttattaaattaaataaatctttAACCCAGCCCCCAGGTCCATCAGGCTGGTTGGTTCTGGTGGAGACTGTGCAGGAAGGCTGGAGGTTTTCCACAGCGGCTCATGGGGGACAGTGTGTGATGACTCGTGGGATATTGAGGATGCACAGGTGGTGTGCAGACAgctgcagtgtggagaggcccTCAGTACCCACATACCGGCCTGGTTTGGTCCTGGAACTGGGCCTGTATGGCTGAATGAGGTGGAGTGTGAGGGGAAAGAGACGTCCCTGTGGAACTGCAGATATCAGCTGTGTGAAGAGGGTGAATGTGGACACCAGGAGGATGTAGGAGTCGTGTGCTCAGGTACAGTGTGATGACTGAGATTAAACCTGTTAAATATGGACGTGTCTGTGTTTCAAAACTGAGCTCCAAAATTCCTGAAATTCAACATGAGTAAGGACCTGTTTATCCCCTTCagaaataatgtgtacaattgtacaaatGAAGTTGCATAGCATTTTCCCTTTTCTCCAAAGGGGTTAAGAATGTAATGCATCTTgaatatatttttttacttaaagataatattgggcggcacggtggtgtagtggttagcgctgtcacctcacagcaagaaggtctgagttcgagccccatggctggcgagggcctttttgtgcggagtttgcatgttctccccgtgtccatgtgggtttcctcctggtgctccggtttcccccacagtccaaagacttgcaggttaggttaactggtgactctaaattgactgtaggtgtgaatgtgagtgtgtgaatggttgttggtgtctatgtgtcagccctgtgatgacctggtgacttgtccagggtgtaccctgcctttagcccgtagtcagctgggataggctccagcttgcctgcaaccctgtagaacaggataaagcagctggacatcatgagatgagaagatattaCACATCTTTAATTCAGTATGAATCATTCTTCTTCCACAAGAGTATAACGAGATCCAACTCACGGAGGGCTGTGAGGGGAATCTGGAAGTGTTCTACAATGGATCCTGGGGTAATGTGTGTCACAAT encodes:
- the LOC132870175 gene encoding scavenger receptor cysteine-rich domain-containing group B protein-like, whose amino-acid sequence is MEICLSFFLLSSTLILSAADFSGDSDYEYDDEPEITADDGTMTGSVRLANGGSHCAGTVEVLHNGQWGTVCDNGWDMTDAAVVCRELHCGEPVNVWDEAYFGPGAGPIWMDYVDCNGSESTLKNCTSRGWGVNVCDHGQDAGVTCSDSVRLVNGESRCAGRVEVLHDGQWGTVCGHSWDMREAAVVCRQLRCGEPVDVWDGTHFGQGSGPIWMEYVDCNGSEMTLKNCRSRGWGEHNCDHSLDAGVTCSDSLRLLNGGSPCAGRVEVLHNGQWGTVCGDDWDMDDAAVVCRELHCGEPVNVWGEAYFGPGSGPIWMDYVDCIGSESTLKQCGSLGWGVNFCGHGEDAGVTCSGHRMPRLSAGPHRCSGRVEVLHGGSWSTVCDADFDQQDAEVVCRELGCGIPVEMLGSAAFGRGKGQVWTDLLQCRGKESGIYFCPTSSSLKHSTCSHDNDVGLICSG